A region from the Sphingopyxis lindanitolerans genome encodes:
- a CDS encoding dicarboxylate/amino acid:cation symporter codes for MAEASMTAAAASEDARARRLQWRMLIGFVAGLLAGLAAYYGAADAPWVDTVSTYVTGPIGQIFLRLLFMLVIPLLVSALIVGVAEMGEMRALKTVGLRTLIYTVAVSSIAVAISLAVVNALQPGAGVDPALAQSLLAEGAARAGSIIRDAHEAKSGIDAVVAIVPDNFFSAMSQNDVLAVMFFALFFGVGLMLVQTPQTQVLKTAIEGVFEVAMRLIGLVIQLAPIAIFCFMFNLASHFGWDLIVRLSAYVGVVLLALGLQMFVVFPIILKTLAKKSPTAFFRETQEAFVMAFATASSNATLPTSLRVAHDRLHLPDRVARFVLTIGATANQNGTAMFEGVTVIFLAQFFGIDLTLTQQISVMLVCILGGIGTAGVPAGSLPVIALILASVGVPPEGIGLVLGVDRFLDMCRTVLNVIGDLVAATVVAAGVDDDAPAAAASSG; via the coding sequence ATGGCCGAAGCAAGCATGACGGCGGCGGCCGCGAGCGAGGATGCCCGCGCCCGGCGGCTGCAATGGCGGATGCTGATCGGCTTTGTCGCCGGGCTGCTCGCGGGGCTCGCGGCTTATTATGGCGCCGCCGATGCGCCGTGGGTCGACACGGTGTCGACCTATGTCACCGGCCCGATCGGCCAGATTTTCCTGCGCCTGCTGTTCATGCTGGTGATCCCGCTGCTCGTGTCGGCGCTGATCGTCGGCGTCGCCGAAATGGGGGAGATGCGCGCGCTCAAGACCGTTGGGCTGCGCACGCTTATCTATACCGTCGCGGTGTCGTCGATCGCCGTCGCGATCAGCCTCGCCGTGGTCAACGCGCTGCAACCGGGGGCGGGGGTTGATCCGGCGCTCGCGCAGTCGCTGCTCGCCGAAGGCGCGGCGCGCGCGGGGTCGATCATCCGCGACGCGCATGAAGCGAAATCGGGGATCGACGCCGTCGTCGCCATCGTTCCCGACAATTTCTTTTCGGCGATGAGCCAGAACGACGTGCTTGCGGTGATGTTCTTCGCCCTCTTCTTCGGCGTCGGGCTGATGCTGGTGCAGACGCCGCAGACGCAGGTGCTGAAGACCGCGATCGAGGGCGTGTTCGAAGTCGCGATGCGGCTGATCGGCCTGGTCATCCAACTCGCGCCGATCGCGATCTTCTGTTTCATGTTCAACCTCGCCTCGCATTTCGGCTGGGACCTGATCGTCCGGCTGTCGGCTTATGTCGGGGTCGTGCTGCTCGCGCTGGGCCTCCAGATGTTCGTGGTGTTTCCGATCATCCTCAAGACGCTCGCCAAAAAGTCGCCGACGGCCTTTTTCCGCGAAACGCAGGAAGCCTTTGTGATGGCTTTCGCCACCGCCTCGTCGAACGCGACGCTGCCGACCTCGCTGCGCGTCGCGCACGACCGGCTCCACCTCCCCGACCGGGTCGCGCGCTTCGTCCTGACGATCGGCGCCACCGCGAACCAGAACGGCACCGCGATGTTCGAAGGCGTGACGGTGATCTTCCTCGCGCAATTCTTTGGCATCGACCTGACGCTGACCCAGCAGATTTCGGTGATGCTCGTGTGCATCCTCGGCGGCATCGGCACCGCGGGCGTCCCGGCGGGCTCGCTGCCGGTGATCGCGCTGATCCTCGCTTCGGTCGGGGTGCCGCCCGAGGGTATCGGGCTGGTGCTGGGGGTCGACCGCTTCCTCGATATGTGCCGCACCGTGCTCAACGTGATCGGCGACCTTGTCGCCGCGACCGTCGTTGCGGCGGGGGTCGACGACGATGCGCCGGCGGCGGCTGCCTCCTCCGGCTGA
- a CDS encoding SLC13 family permease — MDALRAFIEAHQAVLALAILAAMFVGFLMERLPATVIAILGACTYLALGILDAEAAYSVFSNSAPIVIGAMFVLSGALIRTGVIQRVADAIMARAEKHPRLAIVEVLLGALVASAFLNNTPVVVVLLPIMIKLAEVTGISAKKLLMPLSIAAVLGGTLTLIGTSTNLVVDGIVRDAGMPRFGIFEITPIGLVTAASGMISLALMWWLLPSDKPIKGDAGGGEGPLYLTELALQDGDDLIGARVEAFKGLPRSGRIVGVRRASATVHGADLECWTLAEGDRLIVRVDAATLMTWREQRRFRLGIGSGNPAENDMVVETMVAPTHPSIGQRLVDIPFLQKIRARIIGLDRPLHEPGPDLASVRIRAADRLLVTGGPREVEALRDNPGLIGADLAKTRAFRRGKAWIAILCMAGVVTLAALEVMPIGVAAIIAIGVILVTRCIDSDEAWGTIDGDVLILIFAMLAVGVGLENSGAVAMMVGWVKPLLAEAPRWVLVFGIYFFALILSELLSNNAVAALMTPVTLAIAAELGVDPRPLVIALMIGASACFATPIGYQTNTIVYAAGDYRFVDFVKIGVPLNIITGVSTCLAIVFFLT; from the coding sequence ATCGACGCGCTGCGAGCTTTCATCGAAGCGCACCAAGCCGTCCTGGCGCTGGCGATACTCGCGGCGATGTTCGTCGGTTTCCTGATGGAACGCCTGCCCGCGACGGTCATCGCGATCCTTGGGGCCTGCACCTATCTCGCGCTCGGCATCCTCGATGCCGAGGCGGCCTATTCGGTCTTTTCCAACTCGGCGCCGATCGTCATCGGCGCGATGTTCGTGCTGTCGGGGGCGCTAATCCGCACCGGCGTGATCCAGCGCGTCGCCGACGCGATCATGGCGCGCGCCGAAAAGCATCCGCGCCTCGCGATCGTCGAGGTGCTGCTCGGCGCGCTGGTCGCTTCGGCCTTCCTCAACAACACGCCGGTCGTCGTCGTCCTGCTGCCGATCATGATCAAGCTTGCCGAGGTGACGGGAATCAGCGCGAAAAAGCTGTTGATGCCGCTGTCGATCGCGGCGGTGCTCGGCGGCACGCTGACCCTGATCGGCACCTCGACCAACCTCGTCGTCGATGGCATCGTCCGCGACGCCGGGATGCCGCGCTTCGGCATTTTCGAAATCACCCCGATCGGCCTCGTCACCGCGGCATCGGGGATGATCAGCCTTGCGTTGATGTGGTGGCTGCTGCCGTCGGACAAGCCGATCAAGGGCGATGCCGGCGGCGGCGAGGGGCCGCTCTATCTGACCGAGCTGGCGTTGCAGGACGGCGACGATTTGATCGGCGCGCGCGTCGAGGCGTTCAAGGGATTGCCGCGATCGGGGCGCATCGTCGGGGTGCGGCGCGCGTCGGCGACCGTCCACGGCGCCGACCTCGAATGCTGGACGCTGGCCGAGGGGGATCGGTTGATCGTTCGGGTCGACGCCGCGACGCTGATGACGTGGCGCGAACAGCGGCGCTTCCGGCTTGGCATCGGCAGCGGCAACCCGGCCGAAAACGACATGGTCGTCGAAACGATGGTCGCCCCGACCCACCCCTCGATCGGCCAGCGGCTGGTCGACATCCCATTCCTGCAGAAAATCCGGGCGCGGATCATCGGGCTCGACCGGCCGCTGCACGAACCCGGCCCCGACCTGGCGAGCGTGCGCATCCGTGCCGCCGACCGCCTGCTGGTCACCGGCGGCCCGCGCGAGGTCGAGGCGCTGCGCGACAATCCGGGGCTGATCGGCGCCGACCTTGCCAAGACGCGCGCCTTCCGACGCGGCAAGGCCTGGATCGCGATCCTGTGCATGGCCGGGGTGGTGACGCTCGCCGCGCTCGAGGTGATGCCGATCGGCGTCGCCGCGATCATCGCGATCGGCGTCATCCTCGTGACGCGCTGCATCGACAGCGACGAGGCGTGGGGGACGATCGACGGCGACGTGTTGATCCTGATCTTCGCGATGCTCGCGGTCGGTGTCGGCCTCGAAAACAGCGGCGCGGTCGCGATGATGGTCGGCTGGGTCAAGCCGCTGCTGGCCGAGGCGCCGCGCTGGGTGCTCGTCTTTGGCATCTATTTCTTTGCGCTCATCCTGTCCGAACTGCTCAGCAACAATGCCGTCGCGGCGCTGATGACCCCCGTGACCCTCGCGATCGCCGCCGAACTGGGCGTCGATCCGCGGCCGTTGGTGATTGCGCTGATGATCGGCGCGTCGGCCTGTTTTGCAACGCCGATCGGTTATCAGACCAACACGATCGTTTATGCCGCGGGCGATTATCGCTTTGTCGATTTCGTCAAGATCGGGGTGCCGCTGAACATCATTACCGGCGTTTCGACCTGTCTTGCGATCGTCTTTTTCCTGACCTGA
- the aroC gene encoding chorismate synthase, whose translation MSFNSFGRVFRFTTWGESHGPALGAVVDGCPPRLSLSEGDIQPFLDQRRPGQSRHTTQRQEPDQVRILSGVFEGKTTGTPISLMIENVDQRSKDYGEIAQAYRPGHADYAYDAKYGIRDYRGGGRSSARETAARVAAGAVARLVVPEVQIHAWVAEIGGDAIDPANFDLEEIDRNPFFCPDPAAAQRWEATMDAARKAGSSLGAVIECAASGVPAGWGAPVYAKLDSDLAAAMMGINAVKGVEIGAGFHAARLRGEENADPMRPASDGSNRPDFLSNNAGGIAGGISTGQPVVVRVAFKPTSSILTPVPTVNKAGEATDIVTKGRHDPCVGIRGAPVVAAMMALVLADHKLLHRAQCG comes from the coding sequence ATGAGTTTCAACAGCTTCGGCCGCGTTTTCCGCTTCACGACCTGGGGCGAGAGTCACGGGCCCGCGCTGGGGGCGGTGGTCGACGGCTGTCCGCCGCGCCTGTCGCTGTCGGAGGGCGATATCCAGCCTTTCCTCGACCAGCGCCGCCCCGGCCAGTCGCGCCATACGACGCAGCGGCAGGAACCCGACCAGGTCCGCATCCTGTCGGGGGTGTTCGAGGGCAAGACGACGGGTACGCCGATCAGCCTGATGATCGAGAATGTCGACCAAAGATCGAAGGATTATGGCGAAATCGCCCAGGCCTATCGCCCCGGCCACGCCGATTATGCCTATGACGCCAAATATGGCATCCGCGATTATCGCGGCGGCGGGCGGTCGAGCGCGCGCGAGACGGCGGCGCGCGTCGCCGCGGGCGCGGTCGCACGGCTGGTGGTGCCCGAAGTGCAGATCCACGCCTGGGTGGCGGAGATTGGCGGCGATGCGATCGACCCCGCGAACTTCGACCTCGAAGAGATTGACCGCAATCCCTTTTTCTGTCCCGACCCCGCAGCAGCGCAGCGCTGGGAAGCGACGATGGACGCGGCGCGCAAGGCGGGCAGTTCGCTGGGCGCAGTCATCGAATGCGCGGCGAGCGGCGTCCCGGCGGGGTGGGGCGCGCCGGTCTATGCTAAGCTCGACAGCGACCTGGCCGCCGCGATGATGGGCATCAACGCGGTGAAGGGGGTCGAGATCGGCGCCGGCTTTCACGCCGCGCGCCTGCGCGGCGAGGAGAATGCCGACCCGATGCGCCCCGCCAGCGACGGCAGCAATCGCCCCGATTTCCTGTCGAACAACGCCGGCGGCATCGCGGGCGGCATCTCGACCGGGCAGCCGGTCGTCGTCCGGGTCGCGTTCAAGCCGACCAGCTCGATCCTCACCCCCGTGCCGACCGTCAACAAGGCGGGCGAGGCGACCGACATCGTCACCAAGGGCCGCCACGACCCCTGCGTCGGCATCCGCGGCGCGCCGGTGGTCGCGGCGATGATGGCGCTCGTCCTCGCCGACCACAAGCTGCTGCACCGCGCGCAGTGCGGCTGA
- a CDS encoding VOC family protein — translation MDFALAIDHVQVAMPVGGEACARAFFGALLGLAELPKPADMAARGGCWFALGDRQLHLGVEQDFRPAKKAHVALAVDGLDALRARIEAAGHATHDDSIIDGRHRFFTEDPFGNRIEFMDRIARV, via the coding sequence ATGGACTTCGCTTTGGCCATCGATCATGTGCAGGTCGCCATGCCCGTCGGCGGCGAGGCGTGCGCGCGCGCCTTTTTTGGCGCGCTGCTCGGGCTGGCTGAATTGCCCAAGCCCGCCGACATGGCGGCGCGCGGCGGCTGCTGGTTCGCGCTCGGCGATCGCCAGCTTCACCTTGGCGTCGAACAGGATTTCCGCCCGGCGAAAAAGGCGCATGTCGCGCTCGCGGTCGATGGGCTCGATGCGTTGCGTGCGCGGATCGAGGCGGCGGGTCATGCGACCCACGACGACAGCATCATCGACGGCCGCCACCGTTTCTTTACCGAAGACCCGTTCGGCAACCGGATCGAATTCATGGACAGGATCGCGCGCGTATGA